One window from the genome of Leptospira johnsonii encodes:
- a CDS encoding Hpt domain-containing protein, translating into MLVDWSRLDSLKQGDDEDDIIWLEEMVRSLRKNMNSRLENIKTFTDEKKSVELQAELHQTKGVAANFGLAAVQKTVTEAELKLKEGNLEACLALCQELPSLWEQTKKELAPKFPE; encoded by the coding sequence ATGTTGGTGGATTGGTCTCGTCTGGATTCCCTAAAACAAGGCGATGATGAAGATGATATTATTTGGCTGGAAGAAATGGTACGTTCTTTACGCAAGAACATGAACAGCCGTTTAGAGAATATCAAAACCTTCACCGACGAAAAGAAAAGTGTAGAACTCCAAGCAGAATTACACCAAACAAAAGGTGTTGCCGCAAATTTCGGACTGGCAGCAGTTCAGAAGACTGTTACGGAAGCTGAACTGAAATTGAAGGAAGGAAACTTAGAAGCTTGTTTGGCTCTTTGTCAGGAACTTCCGAGTCTTTGGGAGCAAACCAAAAAAGAATTAGCTCCCAAATTTCCGGAATAA